Proteins from a single region of Luteitalea sp.:
- a CDS encoding TIGR04255 family protein: protein MVAPQQLARPPITEALVDFRIIADQAIHLERLQPLRAELSDSFPKVDEKKGFQAEFRVEAGNLLPPVARDLGFQGVWLTSTDGNRIVQFRVDGFTFNNVGAYIGGETLLDEALRLWTRFAHIVRPAAVTRLALRYLNRLDLPLRDGEQLDRFLTAAPELPEGAPQRLSSFLSRVVAHDETDANVVVTQKLDTTGKFPVPIVIDVDAFFAKELDPNAQSLRGMLEILRALKNRVFFSLLTQEAVNLYI, encoded by the coding sequence CCCCCGATCACCGAGGCTTTGGTCGACTTCCGAATCATTGCGGACCAGGCTATCCATCTTGAGCGGCTGCAGCCTCTGCGCGCCGAGCTGAGCGACTCCTTCCCAAAAGTGGACGAGAAGAAGGGGTTTCAAGCAGAGTTCCGCGTCGAAGCCGGCAACCTGCTGCCACCTGTTGCGCGCGATCTCGGCTTTCAGGGTGTCTGGCTGACCAGCACCGACGGAAATCGCATCGTGCAGTTCCGCGTCGACGGATTCACGTTCAATAACGTAGGCGCTTACATCGGCGGCGAGACCCTTCTGGATGAAGCGCTGCGTCTTTGGACGCGTTTTGCACACATCGTGCGCCCGGCGGCCGTGACGAGACTGGCGCTGCGATATCTGAACCGCCTGGACCTGCCGCTCAGGGACGGAGAGCAGCTCGATAGATTCCTGACCGCCGCTCCAGAGCTCCCAGAAGGAGCGCCGCAGAGACTGAGTAGCTTCCTCAGTCGAGTCGTCGCCCACGATGAAACAGATGCCAATGTAGTGGTCACTCAGAAGCTCGACACGACCGGGAAGTTCCCTGTCCCAATCGTCATCGATGTTGATGCGTTTTTTGCAAAAGAATTGGATCCGAATGCGCAAAGCCTGCGAGGCATGCTTGAGATTCTGAGAGCTCTGAAGAACCGCGTGTTCTTCTCCCTGCTGACGCAAGAAGCTGTTAATCTCTATATATGA